Proteins from a genomic interval of Macrobrachium nipponense isolate FS-2020 chromosome 33, ASM1510439v2, whole genome shotgun sequence:
- the LOC135202939 gene encoding zinc finger protein 568-like, whose amino-acid sequence MNPELPEQVHVKSENIHVKSEKVLIKNEEVHEESETEDTRFIFPVKAEVKTEVEDFEDPLSISELNREFSAETEDPLSVSPASHDGCSAISDDIVSGLFDPIVIVKTESEKCEGKEDPEGYEENEGEVKYSCIIDKEDCNIIGNPVVIHTEREKLISSEWERAILKSNIKADPNICTGKKPLTCLICGKTFGRKSHLKDHIICHTGEKPFRCSECGKGFSQKGHLTVHMNSHTGQRPHKCPECGRAFSQKGHLTVHMNCHTGAKPFKCNECGKAYSHKNNFLSHMIIHTGEEPFRCGECGKAFYARSKLLRHMNTHTGEKPYKCSKCPKGYADKRDLTKHMTSHNGE is encoded by the coding sequence ATGAATCCTGAACTTCCTGAACAAGTTCATGTGAAAAGTGAAAACATTCATGTGAAAAGTGAAAAAGTTCTCATAAAAAATGAAGAAGTTCATGAGGAAAGTGAAACTGAAGATACTAGATTCATTTTTCCTGTCAAAGCTGAAGTGAAAACGGAAGTGGAGGACTTTGAAGATCCGTTATCTATCTCTGAACTCAATCGGGAATTTAGCGCAGAAACTGAAGATCCATTAAGTGTGTCTCCAGCTAGTCATGATGGCTGTAGTGCAATCAGTGATGATATAGTATCTGGGCTTTTTGATCCCATCGTGATAGTCAAGACTGAGTCAGAAAAATGTGAGGGGAAGGAAGATCCAGAGGGATACGAGGAAAATGAAGGGGAAGTGAAATATTCATGTATAATTGATAAAGAAGATTGTAACATTATAGGGAATCCTGTTGTAATTCACACAGAGAGGGAAAAGCTAATAAGCAGTGAATGGGAAAGAGCAATCTTGAAAAGTAATATAAAAGCAGACCCAAACATTTGCACTGGGAAGAAGCCATTGACTTGTTTAATCTGTGGGAAAACGTTCGGCAGGAAATCTCATCTCAAAGACCACATTATATGTCATACTGGGGAGAAACCATTCAGATGTAGTGAATGTGGGAAAGGATTTTCTCAGAAAGGTCATCTCACTGTTCATATGAACAGTCATACGGGACAGAGGCCACATAAATGCCCAGAATGTGGAAGAGCGTTTTCTCAGAAAGGTCACCTCACAGTTCATATGAATTGTCATACAGGAGCAAAGCCATTCAAGTGTAATGAGTGTGGGAAAGCGTATTCACACAAGAATAATTTCTTAAGTCACATGATTATTCACACTGGGGAGGAACCATTTAGATGTggtgaatgtgggaaagcattttatGCGAGAAGCAAACTCTTGAGGCACATGAACACTCATACTGGAGAAAAACCATACAAGTGCAGTAAATGCCCGAAAGGATATGCTGATAAACGTGACCTCACAAAACATATGACAAGCCACAATGGAGAATAG